The Hyalangium gracile nucleotide sequence CCGTCTCGTTGTCTCGGAACGCCTCCACCAGCGCGAGCGCGGCGTCGAAGCGGCGGTTGAACGCCAGCATGCGCGAGGCGAACTCCGGCACGTACTTGTTCCGGTTGGGCAGCGTGGCGGCGATGCGCAGGTGCTCGGCGGCGGCCTCGTGCTCCTCGAAGAAGTAGCTCAGGTTGTAGGCGAGGAACAGGCGCAGGTTGGCGTCCTCGGGGAACTGCTTCACGCCCTTCTCGAGGATCTTCCGCGCCTCCGCCGTGTTCACCCACTGCTCACGGCCCAGGTTCGTGGGGATGGTGTTGCCCGCGTACTGGTAGACCTTGTGGAACTTCGGGTCCAGGTCGGTGACGAGGTCCGCGTAGTAGAAGAGGTCCAGGTACCGGGTGGGGTCCTTGCTCTCGCTGCCACGGCCGGCGGCCTGGATGGCCTGCAGCCAGTAGTAGTCCGTCACGAGCGAGCGCTGTCCGGCACCCAGCACGCGCAGCATCTCGAGGCGGGGGAGCAGGGGGGCCCGGTAGGGACCGCGGGGTGGGTCTCGGGGAGGCTCCGAGAGCGCGACCACGGTCCCAAGTCCAGAGAGGATGATCGCCAGTGTCAGGAGGGACTTCATGGCTTTGTGTGCCGCACACTACCGGCGGGGCGCGCAGCAGACCAGAGGGAGCTCAATCCGCAAGAAGCGTTCGGTTGCCTAGTCGCAGTTGACGTCGTTGTTGACGTTGAACGGCTCGCCGGCGGCAACATTCTCGGCAACGCCACCCGTCGTGGGGCACGCAGGGGTGAGCTGTCCATCCGATGACGAGACCAGCCAGGTGTCCGCCGAATCGGTAGGGGTGTTGTCTACATCTCCCGCCGCGAAGCCCAGGAAGTCCCAGTTCTCGCCCGTGCCGCGCAGGCCGGGCGACATGGCCAGGCCGTTCTGGGTGGCCTTGGTGTTCCAGGTGGCGGACAGCGGAGAGACCCAGGTGAAGGTCGGCGGGAAGGAGGTGAACTTGAAGGTGTCCACCCCGACGCAGTCATCATTGGGGTTCTGGACGATGTTGACGGTGGTCCGATCCTCCACGGTCGTGCAGGGATCGTTCATGTGGTAGCTGTAGCGGTTGCCACGCTCGGGCGAGAAGCCCGGGACGCGGATCTCCGGGTTGGGCCGCTTGGACAGTGTGCGGAACCCGGTGAACAGCGTCTTGAGGTTGGAGTTGGCCTCGGACTGCCTTGCGCGTGCCTGGAATCGCAGGAAGTTCGGAATGGCGATGGCCGCCAGGATGCCGATGATGGCAACGACGATCATCAACTCGATCAGCGTGAAGCCGCGCGAACTCTGCCGGGGCATGCGGAGGTCCTCCCAAACAAAAACAGGCCGGGATGAACGATCATCCCGGCCTGTTCAGACATGTTCAGCGATGCGCTGAAATCAGTCGCAGTTCACGTCGTTGTAGATGTTGAACGGCTCGCCGGCGGCGACGTTCTCGGCGGCGCCCGTGGCAGGGCAGGTCGCCTGGAGCTGGCCGTCGGAGGAAGCGATGGACCAGGTGTCAGCCTTGTCGTTGGCCGGGGTGTTGTCCACGTCGCCCGCGCCGTAGGCGAGGAAGCACCAGTCGTCCTGGCTGCCGTGGATACCGGACTGAACGGCCATGCCGTTGGTGGTGCACTTGGTGTTCCAGGTCGCGCCGCCCAGGGCCTCAACCGTGAACGTCTGGGGGAACGAGGTGAACTTGAACTGGTCCACGCCGATGCAGGTGTCGGTGTTGTTCTGCACCGCGTTCACCTGGCTGCGGTCCTCGACGGAGGCGCAGTTGTCCTCGAGGTGGTAGCTGTAGCGGTTGCCGCGCTCAGGAGCGAAGCTGGTCGCGCGGATGGCCGCGGGGGGCTTGCGCTGCTGGGTCCGCAGACCCGTGAAGAGGCTCTTGAGGTTGGTGTTCACCTCGGACTGGCGCGCACGGGCCTGGAACCGGATGAAGTTCGGGATCGCGATGGCCGCGAGGATGCCGATGATCGCCACCACGATCATCAGCTCGATGAGGGTAAAGCCACGGTTGCGACGGGTCTGGGTCATATCTGCTGCTCCTTGCAGTCGGCGAGGACTGGGGGTGAACGACAGGCTCAGTCATAGCAAGGGAAGGGCCACCCACGCCAGATCTGCTAAGTGGGCTGATCTCCTGGAATGGGGCCCAGGGGTGCCGGATCACGTCAGGCGGTGATCGACAAAATTTGGCACCCAGCGACGAATTTGGGCACCCGGACCAGAGAGGCTAGCCTCGGAAACCGCGCTATGGCTCAGGAGCTACCGCCCTTTTTCTTCTCTCTGCTGACGGTCTGGCTCTTCGTATTGGGCCTGTGCGTCGGCAGTTTCTTGAATGTCGTCATTGCCCGCGTGCCGCACGGAGAAAGCGTCGTCCATCCGCGCTCCCGCTGCCCGAAGTGTGGGCACTCGTTGTCCTGGTACGAGAACATTCCACTCATTTCGTGGCTGGCCTTGAGGGGCCGCTGCCGGAACTGCAAAGCCCCCATCTCTATTCGCTACCCTTTAGTGGAGCTGCTCGTCGGCCTGCTCTTCCTGGCGTGCGTGCGGCGCTTCGACTTCACCTGGGAGCTCGTCTCCGCGCTGGTGCTCGTCTCGCTGCTGGTGCCGCTCACCTTTATTGATCTGGAGCACTGGATTCTCCCCTTCTCCCTCACCATCCCGGGGATCGTCGCCGGAGTGGCGCTGGCCGTACCCAGGGGGATGGAGGCGCTGCGGGACGCGGCCCTGGGCGCCGGGGTGGGATTCCTGGCCTTCCGCCTGATGGAGTACCTGGGCTGGAAGATGTTCAAGAAGGAGGCGCTCGGGGGCGGCGACAAGTTCCTGGTGGCGCTGCTGGGCGCGTTCCTCTCATGGCGGGCGCTGCTGGGCATCCTCTTCCTCTCCTCTCTCCAGGGGGCGGTGGTGGGCGTGCTGTTGATTGCGCTCACCGGCCGGGCGGGCCCTCGCGCCGAGCCCGAGCCTGGGAAGCAGGGCACTCCGGGGCCGGAGGCTCCCGAGGCAGCAGCTCCCGAGGCAGCAGCCCCCGAGGAGGAGCCGCCCGAGCCCGAGCTGACGATGACGTGGGAGTTCACGAAGCCGGGCATCCCGCTCTGGAAGCGGCTGCTGCTGGTGCCCTGGTGCCTGCTCGTCCAGCCCATCCCGGACGAGCCGAAGGACGAGGCCGGGGAGGAGATCGACTGGGTGCCGGGCAAGACGAACATCCCCTTCGGGCCGTGGCTGGCGCTGGCGGGCCTGGAGCTGCTGCTGATGACGCCGTGGCTGGCCCGGGTGCTGCCGCCGCAGTTCGCGCTGCTGCTGGGGGGCATGCGGTGAGCGGGGCTCGGACGAGATGAAGTGGCGCATCGCCAGCGTGGCCTTTCTGCTGGCCTCGCTCACCACGGGGCTCTCGTGGCTCACACTCCAGCCGGTGCTCATCCAGCTGGTGGAAGTGGTGCGCAGACTGGCCCCTCCGGGCAGCCCCGAGGCCGAGACGCTCTCTCGCGTGCGGGGCTTCCTTCCCTTCGCGCTGGGGTTGGATCTGCTCCTGCTGGGCGCGCTGGTGTACTTCATCCTGGACTTCACCGTGGGCCGCCCGCTGCGCAGCACGGAGGCGGCGGTGGAGCAGCTCGGGCGGCTCGAGCTGGACCTGGCCCCGGTGTCCCAGGGCGGGCCCCTGCTGTCGCGCATCCAGAGCGCGCTCAACCGCATGGCCGAGGCGCTGCGCCTGGAGCAGGCCAAGACGCGCTCGCAGCTCGAGGCGCTCCAGCAGGCCAACGCCCGGCTCTCGCGAGCCCAGACGGAGCTGGTGTCCGCCGAGCGCCTGGCCACCGTGGGCAAGCTGGCCGCGGGCGTGGCGCACGAGGTGGGCAACCCGCTGGCCGGCATTCTCGGCTACCTGTCCCTGGCGCGCATGCGGGCCCCCACGCCCGAGCTGAAGGACTACCTGCAGCGCATCGATCACGAGGTGCAGCGCATCGACGGCATCGTCCGGGGGCTGCTGGACCTGGGGCGCCCGAAGCCCGCCACGCTGACGCCCGTGGACGTGAGCCAGGTGGTGGAGACGTGCGTGAAGCTGGTGCGCGCCGGGCCGGAGCTGTCCCAGGTGAAGGTGGACTTCGCGCTCGAGCCAGGGCTGCTGGCGCGCGCGGACGCGGGCCCGCTGTCGCAGATCGTCATCAACCTCATGCTCAACGCCGCGCAGGCCATGGGAGGGGAGGGCGGTGTGCGCGTCTCCACCCGGCGCGAGGGTAGCGAGGTGCGGCTGGAGGTGGAGGACACCGGCCCGGGCATCCCCGCGGACGTCATGCCGCGCCTCTTCGAGCCCTTCTTCACCACGAAGGAGGGCAAGGGCACGGGGCTGGGACTCGCGGTGTCCATGCACCTGGCGCAGAGCATGGGCGGCCGGCTCACCGCGGAGAACGTTCCGGGCGGCGGCGCTCGCTTCTGCGTCCACCTGACGGCCCCATGAATCGAGAACTCCCTTTCGTCAGGGCGCTGGGGGATGATGAGGCTCCGGCCTGATCATGCCCACCTTCCGCTCCATTCTCGTCGCCGACGACGAGCCGTCCATCCGCCATGTCCTCACCCTGGTGCTCACCGAGCACGGGTACGAGGTCCGCGCCGTCGCCGACGGCGAGGAGGCCGTGCGCGAGCTGTCCGCGCGCAGCTACGACGTGCTGCTGTGTGACGTGCGCATGCCCAAGCGCGACGGCCTGTCCGTGCTGCGCCAGGCCAAGGCCGAGCACCCCGGCCTCACCGTGCTGGTGATGAGCGCCTACGGCTCCCAGGAGCAGGCGCTCGAGGCGGTGGGCTCCGGGGCGTACGACTACGTCCAGAAGCCCTTCAAGCCCGAGGAGATCGTCTTCGTCCTGCGCAAGGCCGAGGAGCGCGAGCGGCTGCTGCGCGAGAACCGGCGCCTGAGGACGGCCGCGGCGCCTCCGCCCGAGCGCATCCTCGGCGACAGCGAGGGCCTCAAGGCGGTGCTGCGCCAGGTGGACCGGCTCGCGCCCGTGAACACCACCGTCCTCATCACCGGCGAGAGCGGCACCGGCAAGGAGCTCATCGCCCGGGCGCTCCACGAGCGCTCGCCGAGGGCCTCTCACCCCTTCGTCGCCGTCAACTGCGGCGCCATCCCCGCCGGCCTCATCGAGAGCGAGCTGTTCGGCCACGCCAAGGGCGCCTTCACCGACGCGCGCACCGCCAAGCAGGGCCTCTTCAGCGAGGCCGACAGCGGCACGCTCTTCCTGGACGAGGTGGGCGAGCTGCCGCTGCCGGCCCAGGTCAAGCTGCTGCGCGTACTCCAGGAGGGGGAGATCCGCCCGGTGGGCGAGAGCCGCGCCGAGCGCGTGGACGTGCGCGTCATCGCCGCGACGCTGAGGGATCTCGGCAAGCTGGTGGAGAAGGGCGAGTTCCGAGAGGACCTCTACTACCGCCTCAACGTGGTGAACCTGCGGATGCCGCCCCTGCGCGAGCGCCGCGAGGACGTCCCCCTGCTGGCGCGCGCCTTCATCCACCGCTTCAACCGGCAGCTCAACCGCGAGCCGCCCGTGGAGGGCCTCAGCCCCGAGGCCGAGGCGCTCCTGGGCGCCTACGGCTGGCCCGGCAACGTGCGCGAGCTGGAGAACGCCATGGAGCGCGCCGTGCTCCTGGCGGATGGGCCCCACATCCTCCCCTCCAACCTCCCCGAGCGGCTCTGGACGGCTCCCCAGCCGGCTGCCGGCTCACCTGCCGTGCAACAGGCCGGTAGCGACCTGTCCCTCAAGCGCGCCATGCGAGAGCTGGAGGAGACATACATCCGCGCAGCTCTGCGCCGGACCCGTGGCAACCGTACCCGCGCCGCGGAAGTCCTGGACATCAGCCATCGCGCGCTCCTGTACAAGATCAAGGAGTACGGAATCGATCCGGACGCCGAGGCCGAGAAGGGCAGCTGAGCGTCCGGCGGAGCACACTGTGGGGATTTGACGGCGCGCGTCCCAGGCCAGAAAATCGGCAGTCGCGGCGTTACGAGGGGAGCGGCCGAAGGGTACCTGTTCGTGCCCGACCGGCCGCGGAGCGAGCGGGCGCCGGTCAACTTTTAGGCGGGGTTGCGCGCTGATGCTACGCTGGCGCCCTCTCCACGGGAGAACTGCATGGCGAAGGGCAAACTGGCACTCGGTCTGGATATCGGATCGACCTCTGTGAAGATGATCCTCCTCAAGGAACAGCGCAAGCGCGGCGAGGTCGGCTACGCGCTGCAGAGCTTCGGCATGAAGCCGCTGCCTCCGGAGGCCATCGTCGACGGCGCGCTGATGAACTCCACCGCCATCGTTCAGGCGGTGCAGGAGCTGATGAACGAGCTGAAGGTGAAGAACAAGGAGGTCGCCATCGGCGTCTCCGGCCACTCGGTCATCATCAAGAAGATCCAGATGCCCCGCATGAGCCAGGAAGAGCTCGAGGAGAGCATCCAGTGGGAGGCGGAGCAGTACATCCCCTTCGACGTCAAGGACGTGAACATCGACACGCAGATCCTCGACGCGGGCGCCAATGACGCCACCGGCCAGATGGATGTGCTGCTGGTGGCCGCCAAGAAGGACATGATCAACGACTACACCACCGTGGTCTCCGAGGCGGGACTTGCCCCGGTGGTGGTGGACGTGGACGCCTTCGCCGTCCAGAACATGTTCGCCGCCAACTACGACATCCCCGAGAAGGAGACCGTGGTCCTCATCAACGCGGGCGCCTCGGTGGTGAACATCAACATCATCGCCAACGGCATCACCGTCTTCACCCGCGACGTGACGATCGGCGGCAATCAGTTCACCGAGGAGATCCAGAAGCAGCTCAACGTCTCCTACGAGGAGGCCGAGGCGCTGAAGATCGGCGGCAACCGCAACGACGCGGACGCCGTGGTGCCTCAGGACGTGGAGCGCGTGCTGACCAGCGTCGCCGAGCAGGTGGCCGGTGAGATCCAGCGCTCGCTGGACTTCTACGCGGGCACCGCCGCCGACGCCAACTTCAGCAAGGTGTTCCTGTCCGGCGGCACCGCGAAGATCCCCGCGCTGTTCAAGACCATCGAGGCGCGCGTGGGCGTTCCGGTCGAGATCCTCAACCCGTTCCGGAAGATCGAAGTCGACAACCGCAAGTTCGATCCGGCCTTCATCATGGACGTGGCTCCCATGGCGGCCGTGGCGGTGGGCCTGGCGCTGCGCCGTCCGGGCGACAAGCTGAACTGAGACCCCTCTCTCCCTGATTATCGAAGGAACCGACGCATATGATGATCCGCATCAATCTGTTGCCCGTCCGGGTGACGAAGAAGCGAGAGATGGGCAGGCAGATCCTGGTCCTCTTCGCCATCATTCTGGTGGGCGCGTTCGTGGGTAACTACATGTGGTACGCGGACCGCAAGGCGGAGTTCGACCAGAACGCCCAGGGCATCGCCCAGGTCAAGGCGAAGATCACCGAGCTCGAGAAGGTCATCGGCGAGGTGAGCAAGATCAACGACCGCAAGGCCGAGGTGGAGAAGAAGCTCGGCGTGCTGGACAACCTGCGCAAGGGCCGCGCCGGCCCGGTGAAGATGATGGACGCGCTGGCCTCGTCCATTCCCAAGAAGCTGTGGCTCAAGGGCTTCACCGAGGAGAAGGGCGGCGTGAAGATCTCCGGAGCGGCCATCAGCCATGACGAGGTCGCCGAGTTCATGAGCAACCTGGGCCACATGGTGTGGACGCCCAAGGGCATGGGCCGCCTGGTGGAGTCTCGCAAGGACTCGCCCACCTCGCGCGTGGAGCTGCTCACCCCCGACGCCGCCATCGAGGAGTTCCCGGTGTCCGCGGTGAAGACGTTCTTCACCAACATCGAGCTGAAGGACGCGGTGCAGAAGACGTCCGGCAGCAGCAGCGACCCGAACTCGTTCCCCACGGTCGAGTTCAACATCAACCTTTCGGCCAACTACGCCATCTGAGAGGACCTGGCATTCATGGAACAGTACCTGGACAAGATTGCCAAGGCTCCGGCCGGCGTGAAGTACGGCGGCCTGGCCGCGGCGGTGGTGTTGCTCACGGCCGCCAACTTCTTCGCCCTCATCCAGCCGACCGAGGCGCAGATCAAGCAGCAGGTGGAGCAGCGCCGCAAGCTGGACACCGACCTGGCCGAGAAGAGCGAGATCGCCCAGAACCTCAACGAGCGCCGGCGCGAGATGGACGTGCTGGAGCAGAAGCTCGCCGAGGCGCTCACCGAGCTGCCCGAGAAGAAGGAGATCGACGAGCTGCTCGCGCAGATCAACGACATCGGCAAGAAGTCCGGTCTCGAGATCGCTCGCGTGGAGCCGGGCAAGGAGGCGCCGGGCGAGTTCTTCGCGCGCATCCCCATCAAGATGACGGTGAGCGGCAACTACCATGAGATCGCCATGTTCATGCAGGAGATCGCGAACATGCGCCGCATCGTGAACGTGAACGGGATCGACCTCGGCAAGCCGACGGTGAAGAACGAGAAGGTCATCCTGCAGAGCTCCTTCGTGGCGACGACGTTCCGGTTCGTGGAGCAACCGAAGACCGTTGATCCGAAGCAAAAAGGCCAGAAAGTTGCGCCGCCCAAGAAATAGGGTGACAAGAGGAACCAGAGGATGAAGACGCTCAAGTTCAAGATGACTACGGTTGCGCTGGCCTTGACGCTGGCCGCCTGCGGGGGCAAGCAGTCCGCCGCCCCCAGGCCGCCGCCGCCCAAGCCGCCCGCGACGACCGCGGCCGCGCCGAAGGACGCGCAGGCCGAATCCTCCGTCAATTACTCGTACAACCCGGTGGGCAAGCGCGACCCGTTCCGCAGCCCGCTGGAGGAGCTGGGTCGCTCGCGTAACGAGGGGCAGGTGCAGCAGTGCGGCGAGCCGCTGTGCGCGTGGGACCTCGATCAGCTCAAGCTGGTGGCCGTCGTCACGGGCGACGCCAACCCGATCGCGATGGTGGAGGACCCGCTCGGACGCGGGCATGTCGTGCGCCGCAATGCACGCATGGGAAGGCAAGGGGGCAGGGTGACCCAGATCCTTCGGGACTCGGTGACGGTGACCGAGTACATCCCGACGGAGGGAAAGGTCATCCCCAATCCCGTGAGCCTCCAGCTCAAGCAGGATAACAAGCGGGACCCGATGTACGACTTGTCCACGGGCAAGAACTGGGAGTAGCGCCGACGGGCCGGCAGCTCAGCCCGATTCCAACTTGTAGAGGGGTAGCATGCTCGGGAAGAGCGATGTGACGAGGGGCAAGTGGATGATTGCGGCCGCGTTTGCGGTCGCAATCTTGGGCGCCAGGGCCGAAGGCGCCGAACTCAACACGCTGAAGGACCTGAAGGTCATCCCGACAGGTTCTGGCGCTCAAGTGGTCGTCGCGGGGACCCGCCCGCCGACCTTCACCGTGTTCCGGCTCAGTGGGCCGGAGCGGCTGGTGGTCGACCTCTCGTCGACGGACGCCACGGGAATCAAGGGGCACCACGATGGAGCCGGCCCTGTGTCGGGCATCGTGGCCTCCCAGTTCTCGGACGAGCGCGCGAGCGTGGGCCGGGTGCTGGTGGCGCTCGACAAGGCCTCCCAGTACGACGTGCGCGCCGACGGCAACCGGGTGATCATCTCGGTGGACGGCGCCACGGTGGAGGCCA carries:
- a CDS encoding prepilin peptidase encodes the protein MAQELPPFFFSLLTVWLFVLGLCVGSFLNVVIARVPHGESVVHPRSRCPKCGHSLSWYENIPLISWLALRGRCRNCKAPISIRYPLVELLVGLLFLACVRRFDFTWELVSALVLVSLLVPLTFIDLEHWILPFSLTIPGIVAGVALAVPRGMEALRDAALGAGVGFLAFRLMEYLGWKMFKKEALGGGDKFLVALLGAFLSWRALLGILFLSSLQGAVVGVLLIALTGRAGPRAEPEPGKQGTPGPEAPEAAAPEAAAPEEEPPEPELTMTWEFTKPGIPLWKRLLLVPWCLLVQPIPDEPKDEAGEEIDWVPGKTNIPFGPWLALAGLELLLMTPWLARVLPPQFALLLGGMR
- a CDS encoding PilN domain-containing protein, which codes for MMIRINLLPVRVTKKREMGRQILVLFAIILVGAFVGNYMWYADRKAEFDQNAQGIAQVKAKITELEKVIGEVSKINDRKAEVEKKLGVLDNLRKGRAGPVKMMDALASSIPKKLWLKGFTEEKGGVKISGAAISHDEVAEFMSNLGHMVWTPKGMGRLVESRKDSPTSRVELLTPDAAIEEFPVSAVKTFFTNIELKDAVQKTSGSSSDPNSFPTVEFNINLSANYAI
- a CDS encoding type IV pilus inner membrane component PilO is translated as MEQYLDKIAKAPAGVKYGGLAAAVVLLTAANFFALIQPTEAQIKQQVEQRRKLDTDLAEKSEIAQNLNERRREMDVLEQKLAEALTELPEKKEIDELLAQINDIGKKSGLEIARVEPGKEAPGEFFARIPIKMTVSGNYHEIAMFMQEIANMRRIVNVNGIDLGKPTVKNEKVILQSSFVATTFRFVEQPKTVDPKQKGQKVAPPKK
- a CDS encoding prepilin-type N-terminal cleavage/methylation domain-containing protein, with the protein product MPRQSSRGFTLIELMIVVAIIGILAAIAIPNFLRFQARARQSEANSNLKTLFTGFRTLSKRPNPEIRVPGFSPERGNRYSYHMNDPCTTVEDRTTVNIVQNPNDDCVGVDTFKFTSFPPTFTWVSPLSATWNTKATQNGLAMSPGLRGTGENWDFLGFAAGDVDNTPTDSADTWLVSSSDGQLTPACPTTGGVAENVAAGEPFNVNNDVNCD
- a CDS encoding sigma-54-dependent transcriptional regulator, whose protein sequence is MPTFRSILVADDEPSIRHVLTLVLTEHGYEVRAVADGEEAVRELSARSYDVLLCDVRMPKRDGLSVLRQAKAEHPGLTVLVMSAYGSQEQALEAVGSGAYDYVQKPFKPEEIVFVLRKAEERERLLRENRRLRTAAAPPPERILGDSEGLKAVLRQVDRLAPVNTTVLITGESGTGKELIARALHERSPRASHPFVAVNCGAIPAGLIESELFGHAKGAFTDARTAKQGLFSEADSGTLFLDEVGELPLPAQVKLLRVLQEGEIRPVGESRAERVDVRVIAATLRDLGKLVEKGEFREDLYYRLNVVNLRMPPLRERREDVPLLARAFIHRFNRQLNREPPVEGLSPEAEALLGAYGWPGNVRELENAMERAVLLADGPHILPSNLPERLWTAPQPAAGSPAVQQAGSDLSLKRAMRELEETYIRAALRRTRGNRTRAAEVLDISHRALLYKIKEYGIDPDAEAEKGS
- the pilM gene encoding type IV pilus assembly protein PilM; its protein translation is MAKGKLALGLDIGSTSVKMILLKEQRKRGEVGYALQSFGMKPLPPEAIVDGALMNSTAIVQAVQELMNELKVKNKEVAIGVSGHSVIIKKIQMPRMSQEELEESIQWEAEQYIPFDVKDVNIDTQILDAGANDATGQMDVLLVAAKKDMINDYTTVVSEAGLAPVVVDVDAFAVQNMFAANYDIPEKETVVLINAGASVVNINIIANGITVFTRDVTIGGNQFTEEIQKQLNVSYEEAEALKIGGNRNDADAVVPQDVERVLTSVAEQVAGEIQRSLDFYAGTAADANFSKVFLSGGTAKIPALFKTIEARVGVPVEILNPFRKIEVDNRKFDPAFIMDVAPMAAVAVGLALRRPGDKLN
- a CDS encoding tetratricopeptide repeat protein, translating into MKSLLTLAIILSGLGTVVALSEPPRDPPRGPYRAPLLPRLEMLRVLGAGQRSLVTDYYWLQAIQAAGRGSESKDPTRYLDLFYYADLVTDLDPKFHKVYQYAGNTIPTNLGREQWVNTAEARKILEKGVKQFPEDANLRLFLAYNLSYFFEEHEAAAEHLRIAATLPNRNKYVPEFASRMLAFNRRFDAALALVEAFRDNETDPEMREMFEERVAEIQLEQLLVKVDDAIAAFKKREGRMPATMSELVAKGDLPEIPPDPMGGYIGFEPDGKSYSSMRRVRLRPPEFDKKLQKQQQQQQDAAQNTP
- a CDS encoding pilus assembly protein PilP produces the protein MKTLKFKMTTVALALTLAACGGKQSAAPRPPPPKPPATTAAAPKDAQAESSVNYSYNPVGKRDPFRSPLEELGRSRNEGQVQQCGEPLCAWDLDQLKLVAVVTGDANPIAMVEDPLGRGHVVRRNARMGRQGGRVTQILRDSVTVTEYIPTEGKVIPNPVSLQLKQDNKRDPMYDLSTGKNWE
- a CDS encoding prepilin-type N-terminal cleavage/methylation domain-containing protein, coding for MTQTRRNRGFTLIELMIVVAIIGILAAIAIPNFIRFQARARQSEVNTNLKSLFTGLRTQQRKPPAAIRATSFAPERGNRYSYHLEDNCASVEDRSQVNAVQNNTDTCIGVDQFKFTSFPQTFTVEALGGATWNTKCTTNGMAVQSGIHGSQDDWCFLAYGAGDVDNTPANDKADTWSIASSDGQLQATCPATGAAENVAAGEPFNIYNDVNCD
- a CDS encoding sensor histidine kinase codes for the protein MKWRIASVAFLLASLTTGLSWLTLQPVLIQLVEVVRRLAPPGSPEAETLSRVRGFLPFALGLDLLLLGALVYFILDFTVGRPLRSTEAAVEQLGRLELDLAPVSQGGPLLSRIQSALNRMAEALRLEQAKTRSQLEALQQANARLSRAQTELVSAERLATVGKLAAGVAHEVGNPLAGILGYLSLARMRAPTPELKDYLQRIDHEVQRIDGIVRGLLDLGRPKPATLTPVDVSQVVETCVKLVRAGPELSQVKVDFALEPGLLARADAGPLSQIVINLMLNAAQAMGGEGGVRVSTRREGSEVRLEVEDTGPGIPADVMPRLFEPFFTTKEGKGTGLGLAVSMHLAQSMGGRLTAENVPGGGARFCVHLTAP